A window of the Rhizobium sp. ACO-34A genome harbors these coding sequences:
- a CDS encoding TonB-dependent siderophore receptor, with protein MILKRLECSTAIALLLVTSFITATQVEAQETASPKTSRVNDDESTTLQTITITGQGGTASTQGYQPVSTSTATRSETPLLDIPQAVNVVSSEVLEDQHATSLDEALANISGVSQANTLGGTQDSVIRRGFGDNRDGSILTNGLKTALPRSFNATVDRVEVLKGPASTLYGILDPGGMVNVITKKPQDTFGGEVYGSLSSFGGGSTGFDFTGPVEGTDFAYRFIGEYQNTDYWRNFGETKRWLINPSLTWTGEDTDVTVSYLHEDYSVPFDRGTIFDLTTGKAVDVNQKIRFDEPYNITDGHSDMVQVEANRQLSDNWKLSLDYSYSRNVYSDNQARVMAYNSATGNLTRRADATQHSTIYNHALRADLTGDVEIGGFQHDLLFGASYDYSDTLRTDMIRCSNRTGFNIYNPVYGTLAECTNVSAADSDQTEQLSTASVYVQDSWHLDEQWILVGGLRYQYYDLMAGKGRPFVTNTDSYGDAFIPNGGIVYKLTPDISLYANAARTFRPQSSIGSYYGNLDPEEGVSYEIGAKFDLFAGLTANVALYTSDKKNVAYSEEVGGVTVVKTAGLVRARGVEVDIAGSLTDDIDLIASYGFTDAEVLEGDYAGMRPVNVPRHTGSLYLSYDFGEIGSNGNTLKVGGGIRAVGERAGINTNAYDLPGYAVVDAFAAYTFNLERPLTLQLNLKNLFDKTYYTSSIGSTALGNQIGEPFNATLTAKVRF; from the coding sequence ATGATATTGAAGCGTCTGGAGTGCTCGACGGCTATTGCTCTCCTTTTGGTGACGAGTTTCATCACTGCAACGCAGGTGGAGGCACAGGAAACCGCATCGCCGAAAACGTCGCGCGTAAATGATGACGAATCCACGACGTTGCAGACGATCACGATTACGGGACAAGGCGGCACGGCCTCCACGCAGGGCTATCAGCCGGTGTCGACATCGACCGCCACACGGAGCGAAACGCCGCTGCTGGACATTCCCCAGGCCGTCAACGTGGTCAGTTCCGAGGTTCTGGAAGATCAGCACGCCACGAGCCTCGATGAGGCGCTGGCGAATATCAGCGGGGTGTCGCAGGCCAATACCCTGGGCGGGACGCAGGATTCCGTTATCCGCCGCGGCTTTGGTGACAACCGGGACGGCTCTATTCTGACCAATGGCCTGAAGACTGCCTTGCCCCGCTCCTTCAACGCCACCGTAGACAGGGTGGAAGTTCTCAAGGGCCCGGCTTCCACGCTCTACGGCATTCTCGATCCGGGCGGCATGGTCAACGTCATCACGAAGAAGCCGCAGGACACGTTCGGCGGCGAGGTTTATGGCAGCCTTTCGAGCTTCGGCGGCGGCTCGACGGGGTTCGATTTCACCGGGCCGGTCGAAGGCACGGATTTCGCCTATCGGTTCATCGGCGAATACCAGAATACGGATTACTGGCGCAATTTCGGCGAGACGAAGCGGTGGCTGATCAATCCGTCACTGACCTGGACGGGGGAGGACACGGACGTCACCGTTTCCTACCTGCATGAAGACTACAGCGTCCCCTTCGACCGCGGGACGATCTTCGACCTCACCACCGGGAAGGCCGTCGACGTGAACCAGAAAATCCGTTTCGACGAACCTTACAACATCACCGACGGCCATTCCGATATGGTTCAGGTCGAGGCGAACCGGCAACTCTCGGACAACTGGAAACTCTCGCTCGACTACAGCTACAGCCGCAATGTCTATTCAGACAACCAGGCGCGCGTCATGGCCTATAATTCCGCGACCGGCAATCTCACACGCCGCGCCGATGCGACGCAGCATTCCACGATATACAATCATGCCCTGCGGGCCGACCTGACCGGGGACGTCGAAATCGGCGGCTTCCAGCACGATCTCCTGTTCGGCGCATCCTATGACTATAGCGACACGTTGCGCACCGACATGATCCGCTGCTCCAACAGGACCGGCTTCAACATCTACAATCCGGTCTATGGCACGCTCGCGGAATGCACCAATGTGTCGGCCGCCGACAGCGACCAGACCGAGCAGCTTTCCACGGCGTCGGTCTATGTCCAGGACTCCTGGCATCTTGACGAGCAATGGATCCTGGTGGGGGGACTTCGCTACCAGTATTACGATCTCATGGCCGGCAAGGGCAGGCCGTTCGTCACCAACACGGACAGCTATGGCGACGCGTTCATCCCCAACGGCGGCATCGTCTACAAGCTCACGCCCGATATCTCGCTTTATGCCAACGCCGCCAGAACATTCCGGCCGCAGTCCTCGATCGGCAGCTACTACGGCAATCTGGACCCGGAGGAAGGGGTCTCCTACGAGATCGGCGCGAAGTTCGATCTTTTTGCCGGGCTCACCGCAAATGTGGCGCTCTATACCTCGGACAAGAAGAACGTCGCCTATTCCGAGGAGGTCGGCGGCGTGACCGTCGTCAAGACGGCCGGCCTCGTGCGGGCCCGGGGTGTGGAAGTCGACATCGCCGGCTCCCTGACCGACGATATCGATCTCATCGCCAGCTACGGATTCACCGATGCGGAAGTTCTGGAAGGCGACTATGCCGGAATGCGACCGGTGAACGTGCCGCGCCATACGGGATCGCTTTATCTCAGCTATGATTTCGGCGAGATCGGCTCGAACGGCAATACGCTGAAGGTCGGTGGCGGAATTCGCGCCGTCGGCGAACGCGCGGGCATCAACACCAATGCCTATGATCTGCCGGGCTATGCCGTGGTCGATGCCTTTGCCGCCTACACATTCAATCTCGAACGGCCCCTGACCCTGCAGCTCAATCTGAAAAATCTCTTCGACAAGACCTACTACACGTCGTCGATCGGTTCGACGGCGCTTGGAAACCAGATCGGTGAGCCGTTCAATGCGACGTTGACGGCAAAGGTTCGGTTCTGA
- a CDS encoding ABC transporter: MEAKIGENALMEVRGVEARYGALKALGDISLLVPKGRMTVLAGANGSGKSTLLSVMSRVLKPSGGTVLLDGRAVSELPTREVAKTLGLLPQGPLVPEGITVYDLVSRGRYPHQGFLRQWTEADEKAVEAAIAATGLGQFAERPVDQLSGGQRQRAFIAMTLAQETAAILFDEPTTFLDLRYQTEVMELIASLSRDHGRTVVLVLHDLNAALQYGDRLIFLKAGRVHRVVEDVLSCSAELIGEVFETRVTRVLHPETGRPAFLPSQARGNP; encoded by the coding sequence ATGGAGGCGAAGATCGGAGAAAACGCACTGATGGAGGTACGCGGCGTGGAAGCACGCTATGGCGCCCTGAAGGCGCTCGGGGATATTTCCCTGCTTGTACCGAAGGGTCGGATGACCGTTCTGGCGGGAGCGAACGGATCGGGCAAGTCCACCTTGCTTTCGGTCATGTCACGCGTTCTCAAGCCGTCGGGCGGGACGGTCCTGCTCGATGGCCGTGCGGTGTCGGAGCTACCGACGCGCGAGGTGGCGAAGACGCTCGGCCTTCTGCCGCAGGGACCACTCGTTCCGGAAGGGATAACCGTCTACGATCTCGTTTCCCGCGGCCGCTATCCGCATCAGGGTTTTCTTCGGCAATGGACGGAGGCCGACGAAAAGGCGGTGGAGGCGGCGATTGCGGCGACGGGGCTTGGGCAATTCGCCGAACGGCCCGTCGATCAGCTTTCCGGCGGACAGCGCCAGCGGGCCTTCATCGCCATGACGCTTGCCCAGGAGACGGCGGCAATCCTGTTCGATGAACCGACCACCTTTCTCGACCTGCGCTACCAGACGGAGGTGATGGAACTGATCGCAAGCCTCAGCCGCGATCATGGCCGGACCGTCGTCCTGGTGCTGCACGATCTCAATGCCGCCCTGCAATACGGGGACCGGCTGATCTTCCTGAAGGCAGGCCGTGTCCACCGGGTCGTGGAGGATGTCCTAAGCTGCAGCGCGGAACTGATAGGCGAGGTCTTCGAAACACGGGTCACCCGTGTCCTTCACCCGGAAACGGGCCGGCCGGCCTTTCTACCCTCCCAGGCCCGGGGAAATCCATAA
- a CDS encoding heme ABC transporter, protein MRVGTHRRQTRWLWLFCAVMTIPLLALVHLSTGPQTITAGTVVEALTAFDPRSFPHQVLMNIRLPRLLGALMCGASLAMAGLLLQSLLRNPLGEPHILGMNAGASLAIVVSATLPAALQPVGSARPLLAAIGGGALFLLVFLIASAGRVGLTMTKLVFCGIALSALASALVSAILILDQDTLEAVRLWLVGDLAGVSRSGIGAALPVMAAAALAAVLIAPRLDAMTLGDTAATGLGVPVRSTRIIGLCAAAALSGVAVSVAGPIGFIGLIVPGVARKLSGGAHLAALAFAAAAGAALLLAADIVARTVLPSREIATGIMTALVGAPVFLSFVARTIK, encoded by the coding sequence ATGAGAGTCGGCACTCACAGGCGGCAAACGCGCTGGCTCTGGCTTTTCTGCGCCGTCATGACGATACCGCTGCTTGCGCTTGTCCATCTGTCGACAGGTCCGCAGACAATCACGGCGGGCACCGTCGTGGAAGCATTGACCGCCTTCGATCCCCGCTCGTTCCCCCACCAGGTTCTCATGAACATACGTCTGCCGCGGCTCCTCGGCGCATTGATGTGCGGCGCTTCCCTTGCCATGGCGGGCCTGCTGCTGCAGTCGCTGCTGCGCAATCCCCTCGGCGAGCCGCATATTCTGGGCATGAACGCCGGTGCAAGCCTTGCGATCGTCGTCTCCGCCACCCTGCCCGCCGCCCTCCAGCCGGTGGGAAGCGCCAGACCGCTGCTTGCAGCCATCGGCGGCGGGGCATTGTTTCTTCTCGTCTTCCTCATCGCGTCGGCCGGGCGGGTCGGCCTGACCATGACCAAGCTCGTTTTCTGCGGGATAGCGCTGTCGGCTCTGGCGTCGGCCCTGGTTTCAGCCATCCTCATTCTCGACCAGGATACGTTGGAAGCGGTCCGGCTCTGGCTGGTGGGCGATCTGGCGGGCGTGTCGCGATCCGGGATCGGCGCGGCTCTTCCGGTCATGGCGGCAGCCGCGCTCGCGGCAGTCCTCATCGCGCCGCGGCTCGATGCCATGACGCTCGGGGATACCGCCGCCACCGGTCTCGGCGTTCCCGTCCGCTCGACCCGGATCATCGGCCTCTGCGCGGCCGCGGCGCTTTCGGGAGTGGCGGTTTCCGTGGCCGGGCCGATCGGCTTTATCGGGCTGATCGTTCCGGGGGTGGCCCGAAAACTCTCCGGCGGAGCGCATCTCGCCGCTCTCGCTTTCGCCGCCGCGGCTGGCGCGGCGCTGCTCCTCGCCGCCGACATCGTCGCCCGGACCGTCCTGCCCTCGCGCGAAATCGCAACCGGCATCATGACCGCACTGGTCGGAGCTCCCGTATTTCTCTCTTTCGTGGCGCGGACAATCAAATGA
- a CDS encoding iron ABC transporter, whose protein sequence is MKTVGERKNHLRFEFGPVALRFHRGRAVLFACLAVALALSAIAALATGSGQAGLGEVLAYLSEPGRTAEPSLSVIGDLRLPRVAMALACGAMLGLAGAALQTLTRNGLADPGLLGVREGASLAVISLMLAFPGAPLMARPIAGMAGGLCVALVALAIARSLSRMRFILVGIGISWFLSAVLAVILTAADVDRIQAAMIWMAGSLAGTQREMLPIAFVSLAIGGGVLAVTARAADASLLGEKAAIGLGVWMGGLRMASLSAPILMTAAAVSCAGSLGFVGLVAPHLARLLLGGGQGMLLAGSAVFGAGLVLTADTIGRTLFAPLQIPAGIVLAVIGVSLLAILIWRRRNEM, encoded by the coding sequence ATGAAGACGGTCGGCGAACGTAAAAATCATCTGCGTTTCGAATTCGGGCCGGTCGCCCTGCGGTTTCATCGCGGGCGAGCCGTGCTTTTCGCGTGCCTTGCGGTCGCGCTGGCCCTGTCGGCCATAGCGGCGCTCGCAACGGGCAGCGGACAGGCCGGCCTCGGCGAAGTCCTTGCCTACCTGTCCGAGCCGGGAAGGACAGCGGAGCCGTCGCTATCCGTGATCGGCGATCTCAGGCTACCGCGCGTTGCCATGGCGCTTGCCTGCGGCGCAATGCTCGGTCTTGCCGGCGCAGCACTCCAGACGCTCACCCGAAACGGTCTTGCCGATCCCGGCCTGCTCGGCGTTCGGGAAGGCGCGAGCCTTGCCGTCATTTCGCTGATGCTTGCATTTCCCGGCGCGCCGCTCATGGCTCGGCCGATCGCCGGAATGGCTGGCGGGCTCTGCGTTGCGCTGGTTGCGCTTGCCATTGCGCGCTCATTGTCGCGCATGCGCTTCATTCTGGTCGGCATCGGCATCTCCTGGTTCCTGTCCGCCGTGCTTGCCGTGATCCTGACGGCGGCGGATGTCGACAGGATTCAGGCCGCCATGATCTGGATGGCCGGCAGTCTCGCGGGAACCCAGCGAGAAATGCTGCCAATCGCGTTCGTCAGCCTCGCGATCGGGGGCGGTGTCCTGGCGGTAACCGCGCGCGCCGCAGACGCGAGTCTGCTCGGAGAGAAGGCTGCGATCGGTCTCGGCGTATGGATGGGAGGGTTGCGGATGGCGAGCCTGTCGGCTCCGATCCTCATGACAGCCGCTGCGGTTTCCTGCGCGGGCAGCCTCGGCTTCGTCGGCCTTGTCGCCCCGCATCTGGCTCGGCTTCTGCTGGGTGGCGGACAGGGCATGCTGCTGGCGGGAAGCGCGGTCTTCGGCGCGGGCCTCGTCCTTACCGCCGACACGATCGGCCGAACGTTGTTCGCGCCGCTGCAGATCCCGGCCGGCATCGTGCTTGCCGTTATCGGCGTCAGTCTGCTGGCAATTCTCATCTGGCGCCGGCGCAACGAAATGTGA
- a CDS encoding preprotein translocase YidC: MRNLILALFLLLPLAAKAQETRMMTDDLGRAVTVPHRPARIASLHDIDITIPLIELGVTPAASHGRMGLDGRPYIRSGTLLTGVDFDNSNMLFLGSNDIDLEKLAEAKPDLIITATGRPTPIEALERIAPTFVVDAARLGAPHVYGLLAELTGTQNRLAILDRRYRAGIEGLKQAVDTSAITVSVLQPLNGRISTYHTYRALGRVLRDAGFRFPKVIDDIPEGGRIEVSGERLPEFDADFIFDAYRSDTGGTSTEEIAAMEKVVPGFCAFLNACREGRYIMVSREEAISNSYAALSLMTAVVQAATATRPSSD; this comes from the coding sequence ATGCGAAACCTGATCCTCGCCCTCTTTCTGCTCCTCCCCCTGGCCGCGAAGGCACAGGAAACGCGTATGATGACCGACGATCTCGGACGGGCCGTGACGGTTCCGCATCGTCCCGCGCGGATCGCCTCTCTGCACGATATCGACATCACCATTCCCCTGATAGAGCTTGGCGTCACGCCTGCGGCGAGCCACGGCCGCATGGGGCTGGACGGCAGGCCCTATATTCGCTCCGGAACCCTGCTGACGGGCGTGGACTTCGACAATTCGAACATGCTCTTTCTCGGCTCCAACGACATCGATCTGGAAAAGCTCGCCGAGGCGAAGCCCGACCTGATCATCACGGCGACAGGCCGGCCGACGCCGATCGAGGCTCTGGAAAGGATTGCTCCGACATTCGTCGTCGACGCCGCGCGCCTCGGCGCTCCGCATGTCTATGGCCTGCTCGCGGAACTCACGGGTACGCAGAACCGGCTTGCCATCCTCGACCGCCGTTATCGCGCCGGCATCGAGGGGCTGAAACAGGCCGTCGACACTTCGGCCATCACGGTTTCCGTCCTCCAGCCGCTCAATGGCAGGATCAGCACCTACCATACCTACCGCGCGCTCGGGCGCGTGCTGAGGGATGCCGGCTTCCGCTTCCCGAAAGTAATCGACGACATCCCGGAAGGCGGGCGCATCGAGGTCAGCGGGGAACGCCTGCCGGAATTCGACGCCGACTTCATCTTCGATGCGTATCGCAGCGACACGGGCGGCACATCCACCGAGGAAATAGCGGCGATGGAAAAGGTGGTGCCCGGATTCTGCGCTTTCCTGAACGCCTGCAGGGAAGGCCGCTACATCATGGTGTCGCGCGAGGAAGCCATTTCCAACAGCTATGCCGCATTGTCGCTGATGACGGCGGTAGTCCAGGCCGCCACGGCCACGCGCCCTTCGTCCGATTAA
- a CDS encoding MurR/RpiR family transcriptional regulator, whose translation MPQFRKPSLRHKRRDPYGERLKKHRASLSPSLLTVAEFIDGHRHAVLGKSALDIARETGTSDATVIRAIQMLGFDGLVDLKETLEAYLGQTDSPAEKMSATTEELVDDVDSAIDFVLADQANAMAALSTPDNRRNMAEAVRLAAAAGKIGFFGIGASGIIAEYASRLFLRSGYRSYTLNRTGISLAEQILEMAEEDVLFMMLHGRPHREAMAAIYEAERLRVPIVMIVGKPDTVLLKHAAARILLPRAKSEHVALHAPALCCVEALMLGLASIDQDRTLSSIDRLLEIRQQIRPSKR comes from the coding sequence ATGCCGCAATTCCGCAAACCTTCGCTCAGGCACAAACGACGCGACCCCTATGGGGAACGCCTGAAGAAACATCGCGCCAGCCTTTCTCCAAGCCTGCTGACCGTTGCCGAATTCATCGACGGGCACCGCCACGCCGTTCTCGGCAAATCCGCTCTCGATATCGCCCGCGAAACGGGCACTTCCGACGCAACCGTCATCCGGGCCATCCAGATGCTGGGCTTCGATGGGCTGGTCGACCTGAAGGAAACGCTTGAGGCCTATCTTGGCCAGACCGATTCTCCTGCCGAAAAGATGTCCGCGACGACCGAGGAGCTGGTCGACGACGTGGATTCTGCGATCGATTTCGTTCTGGCCGATCAGGCCAATGCGATGGCCGCGCTGTCGACCCCCGACAATCGCCGGAACATGGCTGAAGCGGTCCGGCTGGCCGCCGCCGCCGGAAAGATCGGCTTTTTCGGAATCGGCGCCTCCGGTATCATCGCCGAATATGCAAGCCGTCTGTTCCTCCGTTCGGGATATCGCTCCTACACGCTGAACCGGACCGGCATATCGCTCGCGGAACAGATTCTGGAAATGGCGGAAGAAGACGTGCTGTTCATGATGCTGCACGGCAGGCCGCACAGGGAAGCCATGGCGGCAATCTATGAGGCGGAGCGTCTGCGCGTGCCGATCGTCATGATCGTCGGCAAGCCCGATACCGTTCTTCTGAAACATGCTGCGGCCCGGATCCTGCTTCCACGGGCAAAGAGCGAGCATGTCGCATTGCATGCCCCGGCGCTATGCTGCGTGGAAGCTCTGATGCTCGGCCTCGCCAGCATAGATCAGGACCGCACGCTGTCGTCGATCGACCGCCTGCTGGAAATTCGGCAACAGATCCGGCCGAGCAAACGCTGA
- a CDS encoding glycoside hydrolase family 43, protein MNLSGRKWLIAGTVVIGGITGYLAWLTSAGDDLPEGIASGNGRLEAVEIDIAAKTAGRLKDILVSEGDFVKAGQVLAEIDTTQLVAKKRQAEAELRRSEIGIDTAGSLVTQREAERASAEAVIEQRQAELEAAEGRLSRSEQLARGNTISQQVLDDDRAAQRRAKAAVAAAQAALAASDAAIGAAKAQVIDAEAAVDAAKAAIESLDADIADSTLVAPRDGRIQYRVAQPGEVLASGGRVVNMIDVSDVYMTFFLSTEQAGRIGLGTEVRLVMDAAPQAVIPATVSFVSDVAQFTPKTVETEEERLKLMFRVRARIPSDLLQRYIEQVKTGLPGMAYVRIDPAAAWPKSLEANVVR, encoded by the coding sequence ATGAACTTGAGCGGCAGAAAATGGCTGATCGCCGGAACAGTGGTGATCGGCGGCATTACTGGTTACCTTGCCTGGCTGACATCGGCCGGGGACGACCTGCCCGAAGGCATCGCCAGCGGCAATGGCCGTCTTGAGGCGGTCGAGATCGATATCGCCGCAAAGACCGCCGGCCGGCTGAAGGACATCCTCGTTTCCGAGGGTGATTTCGTGAAGGCGGGCCAGGTGCTGGCCGAGATCGACACCACCCAGCTCGTGGCGAAGAAACGGCAGGCGGAGGCTGAACTTCGCCGCTCCGAAATCGGCATCGACACGGCCGGAAGCCTCGTGACGCAGCGCGAGGCGGAGCGGGCTTCTGCCGAGGCCGTCATCGAGCAGCGGCAGGCGGAACTCGAAGCCGCCGAAGGCAGGCTCTCCCGGTCCGAACAGCTCGCGCGCGGCAACACGATCTCCCAACAGGTTCTCGACGACGACCGGGCGGCACAGCGCCGGGCAAAGGCCGCCGTCGCCGCCGCGCAAGCCGCGCTCGCCGCCTCGGATGCGGCGATCGGCGCGGCGAAGGCGCAGGTCATCGATGCCGAAGCCGCCGTGGACGCCGCGAAGGCCGCCATCGAAAGCCTCGATGCCGATATCGCCGACAGCACGCTCGTCGCGCCGAGGGACGGACGCATCCAGTATCGCGTCGCCCAGCCGGGCGAGGTGCTTGCCAGCGGCGGCCGCGTCGTCAACATGATCGACGTGTCCGATGTCTACATGACCTTCTTTCTGTCCACCGAGCAGGCCGGTCGCATAGGTCTCGGAACCGAAGTCCGCCTCGTCATGGATGCGGCGCCGCAAGCCGTCATTCCGGCAACGGTCTCCTTTGTCTCCGATGTCGCGCAGTTCACGCCGAAGACCGTGGAAACCGAGGAGGAACGGCTCAAGCTGATGTTCCGGGTCCGGGCGCGGATCCCGTCCGACCTGCTGCAGCGGTATATCGAACAGGTGAAGACCGGCCTTCCGGGCATGGCCTATGTGCGGATCGATCCGGCGGCGGCATGGCCGAAGTCCCTGGAGGCGAATGTCGTCCGATGA
- a CDS encoding multidrug ABC transporter ATP-binding protein yields the protein MIQTPDGLVASFDHLELAYGRIRALDGVSLDIPAGRMVGLIGPDGVGKSSLLSLIAGARAMQGGRLDVLGGDMRSPGHRRRVCPRIAYMPQGLGKNLYPTLSIFENVDFFGRLFGQDAREREARIADLLQATGLAPFRDRPAGKLSGGMKQKLGLCCALIHDPDLLILDEPTTGVDPLSRRQFWELIDRIRADRPGMSVIVATAYMEEASRYDWLVAMNAGKILATGAPAELLTRTGTDNLDAAFIELLPEEDRKDHHKVDIPPIEDHGSDGFAIEAEHLTMRFGDFTAVDNVSFRIPRGEIFGFLGSNGCGKTTTMKMLTGLLAATEGTAKLFGHEVDPNDMGVRRRVGYMSQAFSLYGELTVAQNLDLHARLFKLNEDEIPARIAEMAERFDLKDVMDALPGALPLGIRQRLSLAVAMIHQPDILILDEPTSGVDPVARDGFWQILADLSRKDGVTIFVSTHFMNEAELCDRISLMHAGKVLVSDRPKAIIESRSASSLEEAFIACLEEAIGGEPRQPATPQAERTDGAGQAPPPPVPSARQFFAPRRMMSYARRETLELLRDPIRATMAVLGTLILMFVMGYGINTDVEDLTFAVLDRDDSTISRAYVLDISGSRYFIEKEPIASYDDMDRRMRNGEINLALEIPPGFGRDVLRGKDVQIGGWIDGSNPGRAETVNGYVQGMHSAWLSSRAREALGRTATEPEFSIELRYRYNPDIKSLVTMAPAVIPLLLLMIPAMLATLSVVREKELGSITNLYVTPVTRLEFLLGKQLPYIVVAMLNFVLLTAFAIFVFRVPFTGSMAVFTLAAFLYVTAATALGLVVSAFVKSQIAAILATSVVTILPAMQFSGLVDPVSSLEGFGAFVSAIFPTTYFTTIARGTFSKALGLEQLTGSLIPLAIIVPALIALGTALLKKQEA from the coding sequence ATGATCCAGACGCCGGACGGTCTCGTCGCTTCATTCGATCATCTCGAGCTGGCTTACGGCAGGATCAGGGCGCTGGACGGCGTCTCGCTCGATATCCCGGCGGGCCGGATGGTCGGGCTGATCGGTCCCGATGGTGTCGGGAAATCCAGCCTTCTGTCGCTGATCGCCGGCGCGCGCGCCATGCAGGGCGGCCGTCTGGACGTGCTTGGCGGCGACATGCGCTCGCCCGGCCATCGGCGGCGCGTCTGCCCGCGCATCGCCTACATGCCGCAGGGGCTCGGCAAGAATCTCTACCCGACGCTGTCGATCTTCGAGAACGTCGATTTCTTCGGCAGGCTGTTCGGCCAGGATGCCCGGGAGCGTGAGGCGCGGATCGCCGATCTGCTGCAGGCCACAGGGCTCGCCCCCTTCCGCGACCGGCCTGCCGGAAAGCTGTCCGGCGGCATGAAGCAGAAGCTCGGCCTGTGCTGCGCCCTTATCCATGACCCTGACCTCCTGATCCTCGACGAGCCGACGACCGGCGTCGATCCCCTCTCCCGCCGCCAGTTCTGGGAACTGATCGACCGCATCCGCGCCGACAGGCCCGGCATGAGCGTCATCGTCGCCACGGCCTACATGGAGGAAGCCTCCCGCTACGACTGGCTGGTGGCGATGAATGCCGGGAAAATCCTCGCCACAGGCGCGCCGGCCGAACTTCTGACAAGGACCGGGACCGACAACCTCGATGCAGCCTTCATCGAGCTTCTTCCGGAGGAAGACCGCAAGGATCATCACAAGGTCGATATCCCGCCGATCGAGGATCATGGCAGCGACGGTTTTGCGATCGAGGCCGAACACCTGACCATGCGCTTCGGTGACTTCACCGCTGTCGATAACGTGAGCTTCCGGATTCCGCGCGGCGAGATTTTCGGATTCCTCGGCTCGAATGGCTGCGGCAAGACCACGACCATGAAGATGTTGACCGGGCTTCTGGCCGCGACCGAGGGCACGGCGAAGCTCTTCGGTCATGAGGTCGATCCCAACGACATGGGCGTTCGACGCCGGGTCGGCTACATGAGCCAGGCCTTCTCGCTCTACGGCGAGCTGACGGTTGCCCAGAACCTCGACCTGCATGCGCGCCTGTTCAAGCTGAACGAGGACGAAATCCCGGCGCGCATCGCTGAAATGGCGGAACGGTTCGACCTGAAGGACGTCATGGACGCCCTTCCCGGAGCTCTCCCGCTTGGTATCCGGCAGCGCCTGTCGCTCGCCGTCGCGATGATCCACCAGCCGGATATCCTGATCCTCGACGAGCCGACATCGGGCGTCGATCCGGTCGCACGCGACGGCTTCTGGCAGATCCTCGCCGACCTGTCGCGCAAGGACGGCGTGACCATTTTCGTTTCCACCCATTTCATGAACGAGGCTGAACTCTGCGACCGCATTTCCCTGATGCACGCCGGCAAGGTGCTGGTCAGCGACAGGCCGAAAGCCATCATCGAGAGCAGGTCCGCCTCCAGCCTCGAAGAGGCCTTCATCGCCTGCCTTGAGGAAGCGATCGGAGGTGAGCCCCGTCAGCCTGCAACCCCACAGGCTGAAAGGACGGATGGAGCAGGCCAGGCACCGCCGCCACCTGTTCCATCCGCCCGCCAGTTCTTCGCGCCGCGCCGGATGATGAGCTACGCGCGGCGCGAAACGCTGGAACTCCTGCGCGATCCCATCCGCGCCACCATGGCGGTGCTCGGCACCCTCATCCTGATGTTCGTCATGGGCTACGGCATCAACACCGACGTGGAGGATCTGACATTCGCCGTGCTCGACCGCGACGATTCCACCATCAGCCGCGCCTATGTGCTCGATATTTCCGGCTCGCGCTATTTCATCGAGAAGGAGCCGATCGCCAGCTACGACGACATGGACAGGCGGATGCGCAACGGCGAGATCAATCTTGCGCTGGAAATCCCGCCGGGTTTCGGCCGTGACGTGCTGCGCGGCAAGGATGTCCAGATCGGCGGCTGGATCGACGGGTCCAATCCGGGCCGCGCGGAAACCGTCAACGGCTATGTCCAGGGCATGCATTCCGCCTGGCTGTCGTCGCGGGCGCGCGAGGCGCTTGGGCGAACGGCGACCGAGCCCGAATTCAGCATCGAACTGCGCTACCGCTACAATCCCGACATCAAGAGCCTCGTCACCATGGCGCCCGCCGTCATCCCGCTCCTGCTGCTGATGATCCCGGCCATGCTGGCGACACTCAGCGTGGTGCGCGAAAAGGAACTCGGCTCTATCACCAATCTCTACGTCACGCCGGTGACCAGGCTGGAGTTCCTGCTCGGCAAGCAGCTTCCCTACATCGTCGTCGCCATGTTGAACTTCGTCCTGCTGACCGCATTCGCGATCTTCGTCTTCCGGGTGCCGTTCACCGGCAGCATGGCAGTCTTCACGCTGGCCGCGTTCCTCTACGTGACCGCCGCCACGGCGCTCGGACTGGTCGTGTCCGCTTTCGTGAAAAGCCAGATCGCCGCCATCCTCGCGACCTCGGTCGTGACAATCCTTCCGGCCATGCAGTTCTCCGGCCTCGTCGATCCCGTATCCTCGCTGGAAGGGTTCGGCGCCTTCGTCTCGGCGATCTTTCCGACCACCTACTTCACGACCATCGCACGCGGCACCTTCTCCAAGGCGCTCGGCCTCGAGCAATTGACCGGCTCACTGATCCCGCTCGCGATCATCGTTCCCGCGCTGATCGCGCTGGGCACAGCTCTTCTGAAGAAGCAGGAGGCGTGA